In the Ammospiza caudacuta isolate bAmmCau1 chromosome 4, bAmmCau1.pri, whole genome shotgun sequence genome, CCCggtggctcagccctgctctgtgagCCCTGTCAGCCGCTCTGATGCCTCCCAGAGCTTCCGAGCCAGCGCAGCATCGCGGGCCAGCTCCGAGGGCAGCGCCAGCCGGCAGCTGCTGTCGAAATATTTCCCGCTGATGCCCTCGGCTTCCTCCGAGATGGAGCAGAAAATGGTGCTGGCAGCGCCCTGCTGGGGTGACTGTGGGGAAatgggggtgaggagggggctGGCACCACCCTGCCACCCACCCTGCTGCCCCCGGGATGGGCAGGACCGGCCCCACTCACCTTCATGAAGGGCCGGAGGAGGGCGAAGAGCACCCGCACGGGCCGGCTGAAGTGGCGCATGATGCTGGTGCTCACCACGCCCGGGCTCAGCGCATTGGCCGTCACCCCTGCCAGGTCACACTGTCAGCAGGGTGGcacctcagggaccccaaatcccaccatACCCAGGCTCAGCACGTTGGCTGTCACCCCTGCCAGGTCACACTGTCAGCAGGATGGCATCCCAGtgccccaaacccaccacaCCTGAGCTCAGTGCGTTGGCTGTCACCCCTGCCAGGCCACACCGTCAGCAGGGTGGGCACCCCAGTGCCCCAAACCCACTATGCCCGGGCTCAGCACATTGGCTGTCACCCCTGCCAGGTCACACCGTCAgcagggtggcactgcagggacccCAATCCCACCACACCTGAGCTCAGCGCATTGGCTGTCACCCCTGCCAGGCCACACCATCAGCAGGGTGgcaccccagagaccccaaatccctcaggaagCAAcgggagcagcccccagcctgaACTCCCATCCTTGGGGCATCCCAGCGAGTCTCTCAGACTCCCCAGCTCTGCCGGCAGCCCCTGAGATCTGGCACAGGGAGTTGGCACAGGGTGGCACGGCCCAGCACccacctgtgccctgcaggcgCCGTGCCAGCTCGGCGGTGAAGAGCACGTTCATCAGCTTGGTGCTGTTGTAGGCGGCGTCGTGCCCGCCCGGGCGCCGCTGCCCCGTCAGGTACCCGCTGTCGGCCGTGCCCGCGCTGTGCCGGAACGACGACACGTTCACCACCCGGGCGGGCGCCGAGgccttcagcagctctgtgccaagcAGGGGTTGGTGTTGCGGTGCCATGCCGTGGTTTGCATCAATACCCCTGATAATCccctgccaggtgtgccagTCTCCTCTCCTgacccctcccagcactgtctgtcaatcctggcattccagaagaGAATTGGCAGAATTCAAAAGATGCCTCCACCCCTGGGGggcattgggccatccaggtgtcctttgtcctTTGAGACCTCCTCCTGTgtacctggttggtggctcctaccctttccctcctcctctccatcgGGTAAAAGAGCAGCCACGTGTTTTGGGGAGTTCTGTTGGAGGAGTTGTTGGATTCAGAGGCCTGAGGGCCAcaataaagctctggatccaaaccctccatcagaacagactcctttccttcaccatcgccttaaagcttctctggcagagggaaacctgaggagcagATCCTCTATGAGAGGAAGCTCCATCCCACCACCACCAGAGCCCTGGCATGCCTGGACTTCTCTCCACATGCCCAGCTCCAACATCCAGCCGGCCAAAAgtatctctggggtgaaacaccacacatccAGCCGGCCAAAAGTGGctctggggtgaaacaccacagtgccGCTATTTGGTTCGTGCCAGACGATCCAAGGCACATCCCTCCAGCTATATTGGTAATTATACCAATAATGACCAATTATTAATTGGTAATTATACCAATGTGgagtccccagagcccccctgaCTGCCCCAAGCCCTGCACTCACCCACGAGCAGGTTGGTGAGCAGGAAGTGGCCCAGGTAGTTGGTGGCGAAGGTTTGCTCCAGTCCTTCCGACGTGATGGCGAAGGGCAGCCCTGAAAGGAGGGTGGGTGAGGAAACCCAGGGCattgggaatatttctgtgtctgctctggggtgccctgatccccagggcagcactgactctgatcctcattcatggagaaagtttcctagacTCCAgaatagactggaatccacaaaagtgtgaaatagattatagagagcagtgtaggtgtatcactgggtgagaaatttggggtttgggatttttagtgtgttgtggatggcagcaagatggagggcacagggtgtcatcctgggtttcttcttcatgctgcttcttcctccttcttcttcttgggtTTGGGTgacattttgtaattgggcagaaaagtccatgttgggatcagttattgggttaaaagggaaaataatccaggtgtcagctcttaaTTGGATAATTTAGTCTTAAAGGACCTTATAACAGGAGATTGTTGGCCATgttgtgccttctaatgaaaaacTGCCCAATTCACAGTAGTGAGattgttttactgataagaaataataaacacctgagtctgaacacagaaacacagattgatgaggctgggagagacctctcagatcatccagtccaacccatgccctcACACCTCACCCAGACtacagcaccaagtgccatggccaggctttttttaaacacatccagagatggtgattccaccaccttCCTGAGAAAAGCATTCCAGtgctttattattcttttggtgaaaaaatttcttcctaatatccaacctatccCTTCCCTGATGTAGctggaggctgtgtcctctggttctgtcagagACCGACCCCAGCTGTCCAAACCTCCCTTCAGGAAggtgtagagagcaataagggcacctctgagcctcctcttttccaggctgaacagccccagttCCTTCAAatgttcctcacagggtttgtgttccaatcccctcaccagccttgtgtTTGAGCATCTCAAACTGAGGGGacaaaactggacacagcactcaaggtgtgccctcaccagtgcccaggaCAAGGGtagaatgacctccctgctcctgctgggcacacAATTCCTCATgggcagaatgacctccctgctcctgctgggcacacAATTCCTCATgggcagaatgacctccctgctcctgctggccacacaaTTCCTCATGGGCAGAATGAgctccctggtcctgctggccacacaaTTCCTCATGGGCAGAATGAGCTCCCTGGTCCTGGTGGCCCCACCATTCCTGACCCAGCCCAGGAGCCATTTgccttcttggcccccagggcacatttctggctcatgttcaaccAGCTGtggaccagcacccccaggtccctttctgcctgaaCACCGTCCCCAGTTTGTAACACTGTAGGGGATTTTTGTGCCCAAAATGTAGAAGTCTTGCTCAGACTCATTAAACTCCATGCTGCTGcactctgcccatccatccaaacCATCCGagtctctgcagagccctccttccttccaacagGTCAACACCAGCTCCCAGCTTAGAATTACCGTCTGAAACGCCTTCAATGCAGACAGACAAACGGACAGCTGGTGCCCCCATAGTGGGGAAGCGCTGTGGGCATCGGGACGGGCTCTGCACCCCTGGAGGGTTTTGCCCGGTTTGCACCTACCGGTGACTCCGGCGTTGTTGACCAGCACGTCCAGGCGCGGCTCCTCCCGCAGCACGGCGGCGGCGAAGGCTCGCACCGAGGCCATGCAGCCGGTgtccagcagcctcagcagcaccGCCGGGTTCCCGGTGGCCGCCCGGATCTCCCGCACGGCCTCCTGGCCCCGCTCCGGGCTCCGGCACGCCAGGATGGTGCGGGCATTGCGGCGGGCCAGCTCCATGGCCACGCACTTGCCGATGCCTGCGGGACATGGGGAGGGTGTGGGGGATGCCAGCCAGGTCCCGCTGGTCCTTTGGGGTCGGTGTCCCCGGGtttgggcagcccctggcacagccaaaacctcccagcagggaatggagggcgctggggaggggatggagcccAGCTCGTGTGGGGTCACTCTGTCCCTAAATGTGTGTGGACATCCCAACCCCAGCCTGGGGgtcccagcatctccagcagcGGAACAGAGGTGGGAGCAGTGACCCCACCCCTGGTGTGACATGGTGGCCGTGGTGGCCTTGTCCGTCAGTCATTGACGGTCCCGAGTTAAGGAAGGTGAGCAGGGGGCACCAGGAGCACACTGTGAGTGCCCAGGGGTGGCCACCAGCTTCTTCTGCAGCCAAAGCAGGGACTGGGGTCCTGGGCTGGCCAAGGGACACCCATGTCCCCTGCAGGTCACCCCGCAGCCATCACGCCGCCTCCCACACGCGTGTCCCCGCCGTCCCTCCCTGCTCACCGCTGTTGGCTCCGGTGACAATCACTGTTTTGCCCGTCAGGTCGGCGGGACACTTGCGGGGGTCCCAGGGGCTCCTGCGGGTGGCCcggagcagcagggccagcagcaggagcggcAGGAGCCACCACGGGGGGCTCAgagcccccagcagctccatggccgGGAGCGGGGTGGCGCTGGGGACAGAGGTCACAGCGGGACCTTTGCCCGGCCGgtggcacggcacggcacggcacggcacggcacgggtCTCTCTGCTCCGGGAGGGAGCcgagaggggacagcagagtggctggagcaggcaggagggtgAGACACGTGTCCCCCGTGccaccccactgtcccctggGCCACCCTGTCAGGAAATTACACCTCATTTATTCCTTTTAACAACCTGTGGTGCTGTAAAGACACCTGGGCTTTGTTTTCCTCCACCAACAGTTTCTGCCAGGCTGGACCCGACACGTTCCTACGGTGCTGAGTAACACGGGAGGAATGTTCCTCTGTCGTGTTGAGTAACGCGGGAGGAATTGTACCAGCGCAAAAATGGGGTCACGAATAGGATgggtgatttgggggttccCTGTTATGTAGGGCCGCCAGATTGAACCCTCAATGAGCGCTCACTTAAGCGGTGAACGCGCTCTGGCGCTAATTAGGAACTGAAAGCCACGCCCACATAATTATCTCTGCTAATGAGGAGCCGAAATCCGCGCCTGAGGCCTCGCCTGGTGCCGAACAGGAATAGCAAACCCCGGGGGCGTGGCACCTCATGCTAATGAGCTGAAACCACGCCCACGGATATGCTAATGAGGGTATCTATGAATGTCACTCGGGGGACAGGTAAAGCTCCCCGTGTCACACCACTGTCCCCGGTGCCACCTCAgcgtccccagggctgctcGCCCGCGCCGCCTCGGACTCTCTGCCCCCCCGGGGCGGCTGCAGGAGGGGCGATGTCCCCCGATGTCCCCTTCGGGCAGTGCGGGGAcactccagggctggagcaggtccCTGTGGGGTGGGGACAGTCCCAGCGAGGGACCCCGAACTGTGCCCGGAGCTCCCGGGAAGGCGGAGGAGGCTCCGAGCAGCCTCTGCCCGCCCCGTCCCGTCCCCGTTCCCCAGGACGGGATGTCCCCGGCCAAAGCCACCCCGTCACATCGCCCATTTGGGGACAAAGGGGCTGCGGGGACTCGCCAAGTGCGGGTGGCACCGTGAGCTCCGCAAAACtcattttagtgttttttttatttacttctgaGAAAAAGACCCCCGATCTCCGCGAGGGTCCCCCGAGGCCGCAGCCTGTTCCAGCCACTGCACCGGCGACACCCGGGGTGACACGGACCCCCCCAGAGCGGGACCGGGCGCCGGGAGGAGCGGTCCCGGGAGCCGCTCCGTTTCCAGCGGGCTGTCCTGCCACTCCTCCGCCTCTCTGTACTCCGAGAGCCGGCACTCCGGGTAGGGCAGGATGGGCTTCAGGTCCTTCTCCGCCCTCCTCAGCGCCTCGTCCCCCTGCTCGTCCCCGGCGTGCCCCGCCAGAGCCGGCCCGCGGCGCTCGCAGTGTCCCCAGCGCACGGTGACACCGGGGGCCAGGCGCACCGAGGCCAGCCAGGGGTCGCAGAGCTGCGGCTCGGCCCTGGCGGCGCGGGCCGTGCCCGGGATCACCTGCACGAGGGATCCCGGCACCGGTAACCGGCTCCGGGACGCTCCCAAGCGCGGCCGCTCGGCCTCGGTGCTCACGTCCAGCACCTTCACCTCGGGCAGCACCCAGCGGGAGGCGCCGCGCCGGGCACCGAGCCGGGGCAcgccggggctgcgggaggggcgCCGCGGGGGGACGGACGCCGCGCTGGAGCGGGAGGATGATGATGGTGGCGGTGCTGCCTCTTGCTCGCGGGGCTCCGGtgctgccggtgctgcgggTTCAGGGGGCGCGGCCGGCGGCGGAACCGGGGGAGGGGGCGCGACCGGAGGGGGAACCGGGGGTGGCGGCGCGACCGGCGGGGccgcccggggctgcgggggccGGCAGGGTTGGCGGCGCCTCCCGGGGgaccgggagcggcggcggccgcgctcgCGGGGCTGCGGAGCCCTGGGCGGCTTCGGGCGGGGCGGCGGTCGCGGACCGGGAGGCTGAACGGgagcggcggcggagcgggacTGGAACGGCGGGCAGAGGGACCCGGTGTGGGTGCGGGGTCGGGGTCATCCCGGTGTGGGTGACACCGCTGGGGCTCAGCCCGAGGGGTCTCGGAGAGGGGGAATCGGGGCACGCCTCACCTGGCccggggacagagggacacccACGGCGGTGTCGCGACCGACGGGACCTTTGGCTGTCACCGGGAGAGCCCCGGACGGGACCGGACCGCGGGGCCGAGGGGAATCCACGGCGGGAGCAGCACCGGGAGCCTCACCAGGACCCACGGGCGGACTTTGAGCCTCCTCTGCCTCGGAGAGCTCCTCGGACGAGAGctggacagaggggacagaggggacggAGGGGACGGGTGCGGTGACACCGCCATCCCGCGGCCCGGGCGGGCTCCGGGGCTCGGGGACCCTCTCACCTCTTCCGAGGGCGGAGACGCCTCGGCGACGGCGACAACGCCCGGTGTCCACGAGTCCCAAACACCGGCCGGGGGCTCCTCGTCCTCCTTCCAGGCCCCGTCCCGCTCGGGCTCCGGGTCCCCCTCGGGCTCGGGGACTTTGTCATCGCGCACCAGGAAGCGCCACTCGGCCACGAACAGGATGGCATCCCGCGCCCGCGCCACCGCGAACGGCACCCGCTGGGGACGGGGACACGGCGCTGAGAgcccgcccgcggccccgggcccccaaaaccccccgaaTCAcggtggggaggggtccctcACCTGCCGAGCCACGGCCGCCAGCGCCACCTCGGCCAGGACGCGCTGCAGGAGCTCGTCCAGGAGCGGCTCCACGTCCAGCGGCTCCGGCGGCTCCGGGGACGGGCCGGGCTGCGGCGAGGGGCGGCCCGAGCCCCGCGGGGAGCCCCGCCGGGACGGCCGCGCCCGGGGCTTGTCCTGCTTCGATCGGGCCCCGGCGCCGCGGGATTTCCCCTTCTGTGCGGGGACAGAGGCACCGAGAGATCCTGTGTGCCCCGGGAGCGGCCCGGTGTGTCCCAGTGCGGCCCGGTGTGTCCCAGTGCGGCCC is a window encoding:
- the LOC131557029 gene encoding retinol dehydrogenase 13-like, which codes for MELLGALSPPWWLLPLLLLALLLRATRRSPWDPRKCPADLTGKTVIVTGANSGIGKCVAMELARRNARTILACRSPERGQEAVREIRAATGNPAVLLRLLDTGCMASVRAFAAAVLREEPRLDVLVNNAGVTGLPFAITSEGLEQTFATNYLGHFLLTNLLVELLKASAPARVVNVSSFRHSAGTADSGYLTGQRRPGGHDAAYNSTKLMNVLFTAELARRLQGTGVTANALSPGVVSTSIMRHFSRPVRVLFALLRPFMKSPQQGAASTIFCSISEEAEGISGKYFDSSCRLALPSELARDAALARKLWEASERLTGLTEQG
- the C4H2orf81 gene encoding uncharacterized protein C2orf81 homolog, yielding MAEKGKSRGAGARSKQDKPRARPSRRGSPRGSGRPSPQPGPSPEPPEPLDVEPLLDELLQRVLAEVALAAVARQRVPFAVARARDAILFVAEWRFLVRDDKVPEPEGDPEPERDGAWKEDEEPPAGVWDSWTPGVVAVAEASPPSEELSSEELSEAEEAQSPPVGPGEAPGAAPAVDSPRPRGPVPSGALPVTAKGPVGRDTAVGVPLSPGQSRSAAAPVQPPGPRPPPRPKPPRAPQPRERGRRRSRSPGRRRQPCRPPQPRAAPPVAPPPPVPPPVAPPPPVPPPAAPPEPAAPAAPEPREQEAAPPPSSSSRSSAASVPPRRPSRSPGVPRLGARRGASRWVLPEVKVLDVSTEAERPRLGASRSRLPVPGSLVQVIPGTARAARAEPQLCDPWLASVRLAPGVTVRWGHCERRGPALAGHAGDEQGDEALRRAEKDLKPILPYPECRLSEYREAEEWQDSPLETERLPGPLLPAPGPALGGSVSPRVSPVQWLEQAAASGDPRGDRGSFSQK